Proteins encoded in a region of the Oncorhynchus gorbuscha isolate QuinsamMale2020 ecotype Even-year linkage group LG16, OgorEven_v1.0, whole genome shotgun sequence genome:
- the LOC124000172 gene encoding centromere protein V-like isoform X2: MPRSKLEARNCCSICTKKQNRHFIVPKIQFTLLQGWDHLTTYTFNTHAAKHTFCRICGVQSFYTPRSNPDGYGVAPHCLDTGTVRSVTVEKFCGKKWEESMQNHQTIKGMSMP; the protein is encoded by the exons ATGCCGCGTTCAAAACTGGAAGCTCGGAACTG TTGTAGTATTTGCACCAAGAAGCAGAACCGTCATTTCATTGTACCAAAAATTCAGTTTACCCTTTTACAG GGTTGGGATCATCTGACCACATATACATTCAATACACATGCTGCCAAGCACACATTCTGTAGGATCTGTGGAGTCCAGAGTTTCTACACCCCACGCTCCAATCCTGATGGATATG GCGTAGCTCCTCACTGTCTGGACACAGGTACTGTGCGCAGTGTGACAGTAGAGAAGTTCTGTGGAAAGAAGTGGGAGGAGAGCATGCAGAACCACCAGACTATCAAAGGCATGTCCATGCCATAG
- the LOC124000172 gene encoding centromere protein V-like isoform X1, whose product MDHVKHTGACHCGAVRFEVWNSPDLLVFDCDCSICTKKQNRHFIVPKIQFTLLQGWDHLTTYTFNTHAAKHTFCRICGVQSFYTPRSNPDGYGVAPHCLDTGTVRSVTVEKFCGKKWEESMQNHQTIKGMSMP is encoded by the exons ATGGATCACGTGAAGCACACAGGCGCATGCCATTGTGGGGCTGTCAGATTCGAAGTCTGGAATTCCCCAGACCTTCTTGTTTTCGATTGCGA TTGTAGTATTTGCACCAAGAAGCAGAACCGTCATTTCATTGTACCAAAAATTCAGTTTACCCTTTTACAG GGTTGGGATCATCTGACCACATATACATTCAATACACATGCTGCCAAGCACACATTCTGTAGGATCTGTGGAGTCCAGAGTTTCTACACCCCACGCTCCAATCCTGATGGATATG GCGTAGCTCCTCACTGTCTGGACACAGGTACTGTGCGCAGTGTGACAGTAGAGAAGTTCTGTGGAAAGAAGTGGGAGGAGAGCATGCAGAACCACCAGACTATCAAAGGCATGTCCATGCCATAG
- the LOC124000172 gene encoding centromere protein V-like isoform X3 yields the protein MPLWGCQIRSLEFPRPSCFRLRGWDHLTTYTFNTHAAKHTFCRICGVQSFYTPRSNPDGYGVAPHCLDTGTVRSVTVEKFCGKKWEESMQNHQTIKGMSMP from the exons ATGCCATTGTGGGGCTGTCAGATTCGAAGTCTGGAATTCCCCAGACCTTCTTGTTTTCGATTGCGA GGTTGGGATCATCTGACCACATATACATTCAATACACATGCTGCCAAGCACACATTCTGTAGGATCTGTGGAGTCCAGAGTTTCTACACCCCACGCTCCAATCCTGATGGATATG GCGTAGCTCCTCACTGTCTGGACACAGGTACTGTGCGCAGTGTGACAGTAGAGAAGTTCTGTGGAAAGAAGTGGGAGGAGAGCATGCAGAACCACCAGACTATCAAAGGCATGTCCATGCCATAG